One Pectobacterium colocasium DNA segment encodes these proteins:
- the oxyR gene encoding DNA-binding transcriptional regulator OxyR, which translates to MNIRDLEYLVALAEHRHFRRAADSCHVSQPTLSGQIRKLEDELGVMLLERTSRKVLFTQAGLLLVEQARTVLREVKVLKEMASQQGETMSGPLHIGLIPTVGPYLLPQIIPMLHRTFPKLEMYLHEAQTHQLLAQLDSGKLDCAILAMVKESEAFIEVPLFDEPMKLAIYQDHPWANRERVAMSDLAGEKLLMLEDGHCLRDQAMGFCFQAGADEDTHFRATSLETLRNMVAAGSGITLLPSLSVPRERERDGVCYLPCYKPEPKRTIALVYRPGSPLRGRYEQLADTIREHMQGYMENLSK; encoded by the coding sequence ATGAATATTCGGGATTTAGAGTATCTTGTCGCGCTGGCAGAACATCGTCACTTTCGGCGAGCGGCAGATTCCTGCCATGTGAGTCAGCCAACACTCAGTGGACAGATTCGTAAACTGGAAGATGAACTCGGCGTGATGCTGCTGGAGAGAACCAGTCGTAAAGTCTTGTTTACCCAAGCGGGGCTGCTGCTGGTCGAGCAGGCACGAACGGTATTACGCGAGGTCAAGGTACTAAAAGAGATGGCGAGCCAGCAGGGTGAAACCATGTCTGGGCCGTTGCATATCGGCCTGATCCCTACCGTGGGACCTTATCTGCTGCCGCAAATCATTCCAATGTTGCATCGCACGTTTCCCAAACTCGAAATGTATCTGCACGAAGCGCAAACCCATCAGTTGCTGGCCCAGTTGGACAGCGGCAAACTGGACTGCGCCATTCTGGCAATGGTGAAAGAGTCCGAAGCCTTTATCGAGGTTCCCCTCTTCGACGAGCCGATGAAGCTGGCCATTTATCAGGATCACCCTTGGGCGAACCGCGAACGCGTGGCGATGTCCGATCTGGCGGGTGAAAAGCTGCTGATGCTGGAAGATGGCCACTGCCTGCGCGACCAGGCCATGGGCTTCTGTTTTCAGGCGGGGGCGGATGAAGATACGCATTTCCGGGCAACCAGCCTGGAGACGTTGCGTAATATGGTTGCAGCGGGAAGTGGTATTACACTGCTGCCGTCGTTGTCGGTCCCGCGCGAACGCGAACGCGATGGCGTCTGCTATTTACCGTGCTATAAACCGGAGCCCAAGCGCACTATCGCGCTGGTGTATCGCCCCGGTTCACCGCTGCGCGGACGCTATGAGCAACTTGCTGATACCATCCGCGAGCATATGCAGGGCTATATGGAAAACCTGTCAAAATAA
- the sthA gene encoding Si-specific NAD(P)(+) transhydrogenase produces MTLQHQYDYDAIVIGSGPGGEGAAMGLAKHGAKIAVIERHYNVGGGCTHWGTIPSKALRHAVSRIIEFNQNPLYSDNSRIIRSSFSDILRHADSVIGQQTRMRQGFYERNQCELFSGEASFIDAHTIAVHYPDNTHETLTAANIIIATGSRPYHPAEVDFNHPRIYDSDSILQLDHEPQHVIIYGAGVIGCEYASIFRGLSVKVDLINTRDRLLAFLDQEMSDALSYHFWNNGVVIRHNEEFESIEGLSDGVIVNLKSGKKMKADCLLYANGRTGNTETLGLENIGLSTDSRGQLKVNSMYQTALAHIYAIGDVIGYPSLASAAYDQGRLAAQAIIKGDASAHLIEDIPTGIYTIPEISSVGKTEQELTAMKVPYEVGRAQFKHLARAQIVGMNVGSLKILFHRETKQILGIHCFGERAAEIIHIGQAIMEQKGEGNTIEYFVNTTFNYPTMAEAYRVAALNGLNRLF; encoded by the coding sequence ATGACTCTACAACATCAATACGATTATGATGCCATTGTGATTGGTTCCGGTCCCGGCGGTGAAGGTGCAGCAATGGGATTAGCCAAGCACGGCGCCAAAATTGCGGTGATTGAACGTCACTACAATGTCGGCGGCGGCTGTACCCACTGGGGTACGATTCCTTCCAAAGCCCTCCGTCACGCCGTCAGCCGCATTATCGAGTTCAATCAAAATCCCCTCTACAGTGACAACTCCCGCATTATCCGCTCCTCATTTTCCGACATTCTACGCCATGCCGACAGCGTCATCGGTCAGCAAACCCGTATGCGACAAGGGTTTTATGAGCGTAACCAGTGTGAGTTGTTCTCCGGCGAGGCCAGTTTCATCGACGCCCATACGATTGCCGTTCACTACCCAGACAACACCCATGAAACGCTGACCGCTGCCAATATCATTATCGCGACAGGCTCACGTCCGTATCATCCGGCAGAAGTCGACTTCAACCACCCGCGTATTTATGACAGCGACTCTATTCTGCAACTCGACCATGAGCCCCAGCACGTCATCATCTATGGCGCGGGCGTGATTGGCTGCGAATATGCCTCTATCTTTCGCGGCCTGAGCGTTAAGGTCGATTTAATCAATACCCGCGACAGGCTGCTGGCGTTTCTCGATCAGGAAATGTCGGATGCGCTGTCCTATCACTTCTGGAATAACGGCGTGGTTATCCGCCACAACGAAGAGTTCGAAAGTATTGAAGGGCTGTCCGACGGCGTCATCGTCAATCTGAAATCAGGCAAAAAGATGAAGGCAGACTGCCTGCTCTATGCCAACGGACGCACGGGGAATACGGAAACGCTGGGGCTGGAGAATATTGGCCTGAGCACCGACAGCCGCGGCCAGCTCAAGGTCAACAGCATGTACCAGACGGCGCTGGCGCATATTTATGCGATTGGTGATGTCATCGGCTATCCTAGCCTGGCATCAGCGGCGTACGATCAGGGCCGGCTCGCCGCGCAGGCGATTATCAAAGGCGATGCCAGCGCGCATCTCATCGAAGATATTCCAACCGGCATTTATACCATCCCAGAAATCAGCTCCGTGGGGAAAACCGAACAAGAGCTTACCGCGATGAAAGTGCCTTATGAAGTCGGGCGGGCACAGTTCAAACATCTGGCACGGGCGCAGATTGTCGGGATGAACGTGGGGAGTTTGAAGATTCTGTTTCACCGCGAAACGAAACAGATTTTGGGTATTCACTGCTTTGGTGAGCGCGCCGCTGAGATTATCCACATCGGGCAGGCCATCATGGAACAAAAAGGTGAAGGTAATACTATCGAATACTTCGTTAATACCACCTTCAACTATCCAACCATGGCAGAAGCTTACCGTGTGGCGGCGCTGAACGGATTGAACCGCTTATTTTGA
- the fabR gene encoding HTH-type transcriptional repressor FabR has protein sequence MGVRAQQKERTRRSLIEAAFSQLSAERSFASLSLREVAREAGIAPTSFYRHFRDVDELGLTMVDESGLMLRQLMRQARQRIAKTGSVIRTSVSTFMEFIGNNPNAFRLLLRERSGTSAAFRAAVAREIQHFIAELADYLEVENHIPRSFAEAQSEAMVTIVFSAGAEALDVSLEQRKQLEERLVLQLRMIAKGAYYWYRKEHDSSFTVP, from the coding sequence ATGGGTGTCAGAGCACAACAAAAAGAACGGACTCGTCGTTCCCTTATTGAAGCTGCATTTAGCCAGTTAAGCGCTGAGCGTAGTTTTGCCAGCCTGAGTCTGCGTGAGGTTGCCCGTGAAGCGGGTATCGCGCCGACATCTTTCTATCGTCATTTTCGTGACGTGGATGAACTGGGGCTGACAATGGTTGACGAAAGCGGGCTGATGCTGCGTCAGTTAATGCGACAGGCTCGGCAGCGTATTGCCAAGACCGGTAGCGTAATCAGGACGTCGGTTTCCACCTTCATGGAATTTATCGGCAATAATCCTAATGCGTTCCGGCTGTTGCTGCGTGAACGTTCAGGGACGTCGGCGGCCTTTCGTGCGGCAGTCGCGCGCGAAATTCAGCATTTCATCGCAGAACTGGCGGATTATCTTGAGGTGGAAAACCATATTCCCCGCAGCTTTGCGGAAGCGCAGTCAGAAGCGATGGTGACCATTGTGTTCAGCGCGGGAGCAGAGGCGTTGGATGTTTCTTTGGAACAGCGTAAACAGCTGGAAGAACGACTGGTACTGCAACTGCGGATGATCGCCAAAGGGGCGTATTACTGGTACAGAAAAGAACACGATAGTAGTTTTACCGTGCCATAA
- a CDS encoding YijD family membrane protein, whose protein sequence is MTEKPHQEKGTLVLALIAGLSVNGAFAALFSSIVPFSIFPLIALVLSIYCLHQRYLHHSMPEGIPMLAAASFLLGLLIYSAIVRVEYPAIGSNFIPSILCVALVFWIGLKLRRKKATESVSAEESDTL, encoded by the coding sequence ATGACAGAAAAACCTCACCAAGAAAAAGGTACGCTGGTGCTGGCGTTGATTGCGGGCTTATCCGTCAATGGCGCATTCGCCGCCTTGTTCAGCAGTATTGTTCCGTTCTCGATTTTTCCCCTGATTGCGCTGGTATTGTCCATTTACTGCCTGCATCAACGTTATTTGCATCACAGTATGCCGGAAGGCATTCCGATGCTGGCAGCAGCCAGTTTTCTGCTGGGATTATTGATCTACAGTGCCATCGTGCGTGTGGAATATCCCGCTATTGGCTCGAACTTTATTCCCTCGATCCTGTGCGTGGCATTGGTTTTCTGGATTGGCCTGAAACTGCGCCGCAAAAAAGCCACGGAGTCAGTTTCAGCAGAAGAGAGTGATACGCTGTAA
- the trmA gene encoding tRNA (uridine(54)-C5)-methyltransferase TrmA: MTPEILPIEQYDDQLVEKTERLSGLMAPFNAPEPAVFRSPVSHYRMRAEFRIWHEGDELYHIMFDQQTKQRIRVDRFPAASELINRLMPALLAAIQPDSVLRRKLFQIDYLSTLSGEVIVSLLYHRTLDEEWQAHARALRDSLTAQGFRLQLIGRATKTKICLDRDYVDECLPVAGRDMIYRQVENSFTQPNAAINIQMLEWALDATAGSTGDLLELYCGNGNFSLALARNFERVLATEIAKPSVAAAQYNIAANQIENVQIIRMAAEEFTQAMQGVRQFNRLQGIDLTSYQCETIFVDPPRSGLDDETVKLVQAYPRILYISCNPETLSHNLQTLSETHDIRRLALFDQFPYTHHMECGVLLEKRQ, from the coding sequence ATGACGCCAGAGATCCTGCCCATCGAACAATACGACGACCAGCTTGTAGAGAAAACCGAGCGTCTGAGTGGGCTGATGGCACCGTTCAATGCACCGGAACCTGCCGTCTTTCGTTCTCCCGTCAGCCACTATCGGATGCGCGCCGAGTTCCGTATCTGGCACGAGGGTGATGAGCTTTACCACATCATGTTTGACCAGCAAACCAAACAGCGCATTCGGGTCGATCGCTTTCCGGCAGCCAGCGAGTTGATCAACCGCCTGATGCCGGCGCTGCTTGCTGCAATCCAGCCCGATTCCGTTCTACGCCGCAAACTGTTCCAGATAGACTATCTGTCTACCCTGAGCGGCGAAGTGATCGTTTCGCTGCTGTATCACCGCACTCTGGACGAGGAGTGGCAGGCTCATGCCCGCGCGCTGCGCGATAGCCTGACGGCGCAGGGGTTCCGTCTACAGTTGATTGGTCGTGCGACAAAAACCAAAATCTGCCTCGACCGCGATTATGTTGATGAATGTCTGCCGGTTGCGGGTCGGGATATGATTTACCGCCAGGTAGAAAACAGCTTCACGCAGCCGAATGCGGCAATCAATATTCAGATGCTGGAGTGGGCGCTGGACGCGACGGCAGGGTCGACAGGGGATTTGCTGGAGCTGTATTGCGGTAACGGCAATTTTTCACTCGCGCTGGCAAGAAATTTCGAACGCGTACTGGCCACCGAGATCGCCAAGCCATCCGTTGCGGCAGCACAATATAATATCGCCGCGAACCAGATAGAGAACGTGCAGATTATCCGTATGGCGGCAGAAGAATTCACGCAAGCTATGCAGGGGGTACGTCAGTTTAACCGCTTGCAGGGCATCGATCTGACGAGCTACCAGTGCGAGACCATTTTTGTTGACCCGCCGCGCAGCGGACTGGATGACGAAACGGTGAAACTGGTTCAGGCGTATCCACGTATTCTTTATATTTCCTGCAACCCGGAAACGCTGAGCCATAACCTGCAAACGCTCTCAGAAACCCACGACATTCGCCGTCTGGCACTGTTCGATCAATTCCCTTACACCCACCATATGGAGTGTGGCGTGCTGTTAGAAAAGCGTCAGTAA
- the btuB gene encoding TonB-dependent vitamin B12 receptor BtuB, whose protein sequence is MIKKVSLLTALSVTAFSGWAQENQNSPSEKNADDMVVTANRFAQPVSSVLAPTTVVTREDIDRWQAKSLNDVMRRLPGVDIAESGGRGQLGSMFIRGSNSNHVLVLVDGVRLASAGVSGSVDFSQIPMSLVQRIEYIRGPRSAVYGSDAISGVINIITERAQDGGVLNAGYGSHAYQNYDGSVRGHVSDNTVVSVAGSYEATHGYNVYPSSPWPADRDNDGYRSKSFWGSLEQRFSENTSGFFRAYGYDNNTDYDVVGTYQGNDKRYLNTRNYDAGLKFNEGIYSSQLIASYQTYDDLNFNDVTGKYNGTITQIEQRNLQWGNVFNVGNGSVSVGTDWRNERAQPGGSAAYNQAHSRDNTGIYLTTKQQFGSVTLEGAVRGDDNQQYGRHGTWQTGAAWEFVDGYRIIGSYGTAFKAPTFDKIYDTAYSQGNPNLSPEESKQWELGVEGLSGPVNWRVSGYRNEVDNLINFRSLPLGQSTYDNIGKAVMTGAEFTAAYDTWWLSHQVTLEYLDAKDKTTDKALARRAHKKAKYELSTMLNDVNMSLTWLYQGARSDSDFDPVTFQPKPVKLGGYSLWDLAASYPITSHLTVRGRIANLFDKDYETAYGYRTAGREYYLTGSYTF, encoded by the coding sequence ATGATTAAAAAAGTTTCGCTGCTGACGGCGCTTTCTGTCACGGCATTTTCTGGCTGGGCGCAGGAAAACCAAAATTCGCCATCGGAAAAAAATGCCGATGACATGGTCGTAACGGCAAATCGTTTCGCACAGCCGGTTTCTTCGGTGTTGGCACCCACTACCGTAGTGACAAGAGAAGATATCGACCGCTGGCAGGCCAAGTCGCTCAATGATGTGATGCGTCGTTTACCGGGAGTAGATATTGCTGAGAGTGGTGGCCGAGGACAACTTGGTTCGATGTTTATTCGTGGCAGCAATTCTAACCATGTATTGGTGCTGGTTGACGGCGTTCGTCTTGCCTCTGCAGGAGTCTCTGGCAGTGTTGACTTCAGTCAGATACCTATGTCGTTAGTACAGCGTATTGAATATATTCGTGGTCCTCGTTCTGCTGTGTACGGTTCTGATGCTATCAGTGGCGTCATCAATATTATTACTGAACGTGCTCAGGATGGAGGCGTGCTAAATGCTGGTTACGGTTCTCATGCTTATCAAAACTATGATGGTTCAGTACGTGGTCATGTGAGTGACAATACCGTTGTCAGTGTTGCAGGAAGCTATGAAGCTACCCATGGATATAATGTCTATCCTTCCTCGCCTTGGCCAGCTGACAGAGATAATGATGGTTATCGCAGCAAATCTTTTTGGGGATCGCTGGAACAGCGTTTCTCTGAAAATACTTCCGGTTTTTTCCGTGCCTATGGATATGACAATAATACGGATTATGATGTTGTTGGTACCTATCAAGGAAATGATAAGCGTTATTTGAATACTCGAAATTATGACGCGGGTCTGAAGTTCAACGAAGGTATATATTCAAGCCAATTAATTGCTAGTTACCAAACCTATGATGATCTCAATTTTAATGATGTGACCGGAAAATATAACGGCACGATTACGCAAATTGAGCAACGTAATCTGCAATGGGGCAATGTCTTCAATGTAGGAAATGGTAGCGTAAGTGTCGGAACTGACTGGCGCAATGAACGAGCGCAACCAGGAGGCAGCGCCGCCTATAATCAGGCTCATAGCCGTGACAATACAGGCATCTATTTAACGACTAAGCAGCAGTTTGGTTCTGTTACGTTAGAGGGCGCTGTTCGTGGTGATGATAATCAACAATATGGCCGACATGGCACGTGGCAAACCGGTGCTGCATGGGAGTTTGTTGACGGTTATCGAATTATAGGTTCTTACGGTACGGCGTTTAAAGCGCCAACGTTTGACAAGATATATGACACGGCATATTCGCAGGGAAATCCCAATTTATCGCCTGAAGAAAGTAAGCAGTGGGAACTTGGCGTGGAAGGCTTAAGTGGCCCGGTGAACTGGCGGGTGTCCGGCTACCGTAATGAAGTTGATAACCTCATTAACTTTCGTTCACTCCCTCTGGGCCAGAGTACCTACGATAATATCGGTAAAGCGGTAATGACCGGTGCGGAGTTTACTGCGGCCTATGATACATGGTGGTTGTCGCATCAGGTGACTCTGGAATATTTGGATGCCAAAGATAAAACGACAGATAAAGCTTTAGCGCGTCGTGCCCATAAGAAAGCGAAGTATGAGCTTTCAACTATGTTAAACGATGTGAACATGTCGCTAACGTGGCTTTACCAAGGTGCTCGCTCTGATTCGGATTTCGATCCTGTCACTTTCCAGCCTAAACCCGTCAAACTAGGTGGCTATAGCCTTTGGGATCTCGCTGCCTCATATCCGATCACCTCTCATCTGACAGTTCGTGGTAGAATCGCCAACCTGTTTGATAAAGATTATGAGACGGCATATGGCTACCGCACGGCAGGGCGAGAATACTATCTCACCGGAAGCTATACCTTCTAA
- the murI gene encoding glutamate racemase codes for MATARQGENTISPEAIPSNLPSRPTVLVFDSGVGGLSVYDEIRQLLPDLHYIYAFDNEAFPYGEKSQQFIIERVVEIVNAVQLRHQLALVVIACNTASTISLPALRERFAFPVVGVVPAVKPAAKLTRNGVVGLLATRATVQRPYTYELIARFATDCQILSLGSSELVELAEAKLQGETISISELQKILRPWLRLPEPPDTVVLGCTHFPLLAEELKAALPDGTRLVDSGAAIARRTAWLIANLDNPPLSTDKNLVYCLAITPKVATLWPILQRYGFDSLEKLPL; via the coding sequence ATGGCTACCGCACGGCAGGGCGAGAATACTATCTCACCGGAAGCTATACCTTCTAACCTGCCATCCCGTCCTACGGTTCTGGTCTTCGATTCCGGCGTAGGCGGGCTGTCTGTTTATGATGAAATCCGGCAACTCTTGCCGGATCTTCACTATATATACGCATTCGATAACGAAGCGTTTCCCTATGGTGAGAAATCACAGCAGTTTATTATCGAGCGCGTGGTTGAGATTGTTAACGCAGTTCAACTACGCCATCAGCTCGCACTGGTTGTGATTGCCTGTAATACGGCGAGTACGATTTCCCTTCCAGCGTTACGTGAGCGTTTTGCTTTCCCTGTCGTGGGCGTCGTTCCTGCGGTGAAGCCGGCAGCTAAGCTGACGCGCAACGGCGTTGTTGGCCTACTGGCGACGCGCGCAACGGTTCAGCGCCCCTATACGTACGAACTGATTGCCCGTTTTGCGACGGATTGCCAGATTTTGTCGCTGGGGTCGTCAGAGCTGGTTGAATTGGCAGAAGCGAAATTGCAGGGGGAGACGATTTCCATTTCCGAACTGCAAAAAATCCTGCGTCCCTGGCTGCGTTTACCGGAGCCGCCAGATACGGTTGTACTAGGTTGTACGCATTTTCCGTTGTTAGCAGAAGAGCTGAAAGCGGCATTGCCAGATGGCACGCGTCTTGTCGATTCCGGTGCTGCTATCGCCAGAAGAACCGCGTGGCTCATTGCCAATCTGGATAATCCACCGCTTTCGACAGATAAGAATCTGGTTTATTGCCTGGCGATTACACCTAAAGTCGCTACGCTGTGGCCAATATTGCAGCGTTATGGCTTCGATTCGCTGGAAAAACTGCCACTTTGA
- the murB gene encoding UDP-N-acetylmuramate dehydrogenase, producing MASSVISLKSYNSFSLPVSASCIKVADTQEKLIEGWRVASESREPILLLGEGSNVLFLEDFLGTILLNRLKGIDIREESDGWYIHVGAGENWHQLVECTLKCGVPGLENLALIPGCVGSAPIQNIGAYGIELQHVCDYVDVLDLTEGNVMRFTSEECQFDYRESIFKHQYRAGFAITAVGFFLKKEWNPVLNYGDLVKLDPATVTPQQIFDSVCHMRRSKLPDPTVTGNAGSFFKNPIITPQHAECILREYPHAPQYLQADGNVKLAAGWLIDQCNLKGFQLGGAAVHEKQALVLINKNNAKSSDIVELARHVRNQVAEKFSIHLEPEVRFIAASGEVNAIEVLS from the coding sequence ATGGCGTCGAGCGTTATTTCATTGAAGTCTTATAACTCTTTCTCATTACCCGTTTCCGCATCTTGTATTAAGGTTGCGGATACTCAGGAGAAATTGATTGAAGGATGGCGCGTCGCCAGTGAATCACGAGAGCCGATTTTGTTGCTAGGAGAAGGGAGTAATGTCCTTTTTCTCGAAGATTTCTTAGGTACTATTCTGCTAAATCGGCTCAAGGGTATAGATATTCGAGAAGAAAGTGACGGCTGGTATATTCATGTCGGAGCCGGCGAGAACTGGCATCAATTAGTTGAATGTACGCTCAAGTGTGGTGTTCCCGGATTAGAAAATCTGGCATTAATTCCCGGATGTGTGGGTTCTGCACCGATACAGAATATTGGTGCGTATGGTATCGAGTTACAGCATGTTTGTGATTATGTTGACGTGCTGGATCTGACTGAAGGTAACGTCATGCGTTTTACCTCTGAGGAATGCCAGTTCGATTACCGTGAAAGCATATTTAAGCATCAATACCGCGCTGGGTTTGCGATTACCGCAGTAGGGTTCTTTTTAAAGAAAGAGTGGAACCCGGTACTTAACTATGGCGATTTGGTCAAATTGGACCCTGCAACCGTTACGCCACAGCAGATATTTGATTCCGTGTGCCATATGCGTCGAAGTAAGCTTCCAGATCCTACCGTGACAGGTAATGCTGGTAGCTTCTTCAAAAACCCGATAATTACACCACAGCATGCTGAATGCATTTTACGAGAGTATCCGCACGCTCCTCAGTATTTACAAGCCGATGGAAACGTTAAATTGGCCGCTGGATGGCTAATTGATCAGTGTAATCTTAAAGGATTTCAGCTTGGTGGTGCGGCTGTGCACGAGAAGCAGGCATTGGTTCTAATTAATAAAAACAATGCAAAAAGTTCAGATATTGTCGAATTAGCGCGTCATGTTCGTAACCAGGTTGCTGAGAAATTCTCCATACATCTGGAGCCAGAGGTCCGCTTTATTGCTGCGTCTGGAGAGGTCAATGCCATCGAGGTATTATCATGA
- the birA gene encoding bifunctional biotin--[acetyl-CoA-carboxylase] ligase/biotin operon repressor BirA, whose translation MKDITVPLKLIRILSDGEFYSGELLGEMMGMSRAAINKHIQTIRDWGIDVFTVTGKGYSLPAPMQLLDEEIILKHLPEGGVTVLPVVDSTNQYILDRLDSLSSGDACLAEYQQSGRGRRGRQWFSPFGANLYLSLYWRLEQGPAAAVGVSLVIGIVMAEVLHKLGADGVRVKWPNDLYLKDRKLAGILVELTGKTGDAANLVMGAGINLQMREPASDTISQGWINLQEAGIGINRNTLASTLISELRNALAIFELQGLEPFIPRWEKLDNYFNRPVRLIIGNREIYGTDRGIDRQGALLLENDGLVTPYIGGEISLRGA comes from the coding sequence ATGAAAGATATTACGGTTCCCCTTAAATTAATCAGAATTCTCTCTGATGGTGAATTTTATTCCGGTGAGTTACTGGGTGAAATGATGGGGATGAGTCGAGCTGCGATTAATAAACATATTCAGACCATACGTGATTGGGGAATTGATGTTTTTACTGTGACGGGTAAGGGCTATTCTTTACCTGCGCCTATGCAGTTATTAGATGAGGAGATTATCCTCAAGCATCTACCCGAAGGTGGAGTGACAGTTTTACCTGTCGTTGATTCTACTAATCAGTATATTTTAGATCGCCTGGACTCCTTATCCTCCGGTGATGCATGTCTTGCTGAATATCAGCAATCTGGGCGTGGTCGTCGAGGCCGGCAATGGTTTTCGCCCTTTGGTGCAAATTTGTATTTGTCCTTATATTGGCGCCTAGAACAGGGGCCAGCAGCAGCTGTCGGGGTTAGTTTGGTTATCGGTATCGTAATGGCAGAAGTGCTACATAAGCTTGGTGCTGATGGTGTACGAGTCAAATGGCCCAATGATTTATATCTGAAGGATAGAAAACTCGCCGGTATTCTTGTCGAACTCACTGGAAAAACGGGGGATGCGGCTAATCTGGTTATGGGTGCGGGCATTAATTTACAAATGAGAGAACCTGCTTCAGATACAATTAGTCAAGGCTGGATAAATTTACAAGAAGCAGGTATAGGTATTAATCGTAATACGCTTGCTTCGACTCTTATTTCTGAATTAAGGAATGCTTTAGCTATCTTTGAACTACAGGGTCTTGAACCATTCATTCCTCGATGGGAAAAATTGGATAATTATTTTAATCGCCCAGTTCGGTTGATTATTGGTAATCGTGAAATATATGGGACTGACCGAGGAATAGATCGCCAGGGTGCATTGCTATTAGAAAACGACGGTTTAGTTACACCATATATTGGTGGGGAAATTTCTCTACGTGGTGCATGA
- the coaA gene encoding type I pantothenate kinase — protein sequence MSNREQSLATPYLQFNRSQWAALRDSVPLTLTEEEIVKLKGINEDLSLDEVAEIYLPLSRLLNFYISSNLRRQAVLEQFLGTDGQKIPYIIGIAGSVAVGKSTTARVLQALLSRWPEHRSVELITTDGFLHPNKVLKARDLMKKKGFPQSYDMHSLVKFVSDIKSGTHKVTAPTYSHLTYDIVPDNNKVLEQPDILILEGLNVLQSGMDYPHDPHRVFVSDFVDFSIYVDAPEALLQTWYINRFLKFRQGAFSNPNSYFHNYAKLTEEEAVGIASQLWKEINGLNLKENILPTRERASLIMTKSANHAVECVRLRK from the coding sequence ATGAGCAATAGAGAGCAATCCTTGGCCACGCCATATCTACAATTTAATCGCAGCCAATGGGCCGCCTTGCGCGATTCCGTCCCGTTAACGCTGACAGAGGAAGAAATCGTTAAGCTCAAAGGGATTAACGAAGACCTTTCATTAGACGAAGTCGCAGAAATTTATCTGCCACTATCCCGCCTGCTCAATTTTTATATCAGCTCTAATTTACGCCGTCAGGCCGTGCTTGAGCAGTTCTTAGGTACGGATGGCCAAAAGATACCTTACATAATTGGTATTGCGGGTAGCGTCGCCGTGGGAAAAAGTACCACAGCCCGTGTGCTCCAAGCATTATTAAGCCGCTGGCCGGAACATCGAAGTGTAGAACTCATTACAACCGACGGATTTCTTCATCCAAATAAGGTGTTAAAAGCACGTGATTTGATGAAGAAAAAAGGCTTTCCGCAATCATACGATATGCATAGCCTGGTAAAATTTGTTTCTGATATAAAATCAGGGACACACAAAGTCACAGCCCCAACGTATTCTCATCTAACCTACGATATCGTTCCTGATAACAATAAAGTGTTGGAGCAACCTGATATCTTAATATTAGAAGGTTTGAATGTTCTACAAAGTGGAATGGACTATCCACATGATCCACATAGAGTTTTCGTCTCTGACTTTGTAGACTTCTCTATCTACGTTGATGCACCTGAAGCATTGCTACAGACATGGTATATAAATCGTTTCTTGAAATTTAGGCAAGGTGCTTTCTCAAATCCGAACTCATACTTTCATAATTATGCGAAACTGACGGAAGAAGAAGCTGTCGGCATTGCATCTCAATTATGGAAAGAAATTAACGGACTGAATCTAAAAGAAAATATTCTACCCACGCGGGAAAGAGCTAGCCTTATTATGACTAAAAGCGCTAATCATGCAGTTGAATGTGTTAGGTTAAGAAAGTGA